In Pongo abelii isolate AG06213 chromosome X, NHGRI_mPonAbe1-v2.0_pri, whole genome shotgun sequence, one DNA window encodes the following:
- the LOC100435863 gene encoding high mobility group protein HMG-I/HMG-Y-like isoform X1, giving the protein MSESILKSSQPLPSKQEKDGTEKRSWGRPRKQPLVSPRTALGGSQKEPSKVPKPKRPQGRSNGRKNKDAAKTWKTTTTPGRKPKGRPKKLEKEEEEGISQESSEEEQ; this is encoded by the coding sequence ATGAGCGAGTCGATCTTGAAGTCCAGCCAGCCCTTGCCCTCCAAGCAGGAAAAGGATGGCACCGAGAAGAGGAGCTGGGGCAGGCCGCGCAAGCAGCCTCTGGTGAGTCCCAGGACAGCGCTGGGAGGGAGTCAGAAGGAGCCCAGTAAAGTGCCAAAACCTAAGAGACCTCAGGGCCGATcaaatggaaggaaaaacaaGGACGCTGCCAAGACCTGGAAAACCACCACAACTCCAGGAAGGAAACCAAAGGGCAGACCCAAAAaactggagaaggaggaagaggagggcatCTCACAGGAGTCCTCGGAGGAGGAGCAGTGA
- the LOC100435863 gene encoding high mobility group protein HMG-I/HMG-Y-like isoform X2, translated as MSESILKSSQPLPSKQEKDGTEKRSWGRPRKQPLKEPSKVPKPKRPQGRSNGRKNKDAAKTWKTTTTPGRKPKGRPKKLEKEEEEGISQESSEEEQ; from the exons ATGAGCGAGTCGATCTTGAAGTCCAGCCAGCCCTTGCCCTCCAAGCAGGAAAAGGATGGCACCGAGAAGAGGAGCTGGGGCAGGCCGCGCAAGCAGCCTCTG AAGGAGCCCAGTAAAGTGCCAAAACCTAAGAGACCTCAGGGCCGATcaaatggaaggaaaaacaaGGACGCTGCCAAGACCTGGAAAACCACCACAACTCCAGGAAGGAAACCAAAGGGCAGACCCAAAAaactggagaaggaggaagaggagggcatCTCACAGGAGTCCTCGGAGGAGGAGCAGTGA